CGGAGGGCGATGTCGGCGGGATGAAGAACAGGCTCGGCGGGAGCCCCGTCTCCTGGCGCAACATCTCCTTGAAGCCCAAGCCCCGGCCCTTCGAGAAGCGCAAGTGGGCCCAGCGCTGGGACCCCTACGGCATGTGCTCCTGGCCCCCCGAGGACACGAAGATCGAGAGCTTCCACACCCACGTCCGCGAGCAGGCCAAGGCCCTCCTCGGGGAGGACCTCGCCCGCACCGAGAAGTTCACCGTCTCGATCAAGGACGGCCTCGACATGCGCGAGACCCTGCGCAACTGGCACACCGGGGATTTGTACGTGAAGGAGATCCCCCCGGCGCGCGGGAGCGTGGAGGTGGTCGTCTTCCTCTTCGAGAGCCCGGCCGATCCCGATAAGTATTCCTGGCGCACCATGTGGTACGCCGAGCACGAGGAGGAGTCCACCCTCTGCATGTACGCCACCCCCTTCGAGGGGAACATGGTGGGGCCCGGCATCGCCGAGAGCCAGTACGGGGGCGCCTTCTTCCTCTTTCCTCCGCGCCACCTCCCCGACGTCTGGCGCGACCCCCGGCTCGCCTTCACCGAGACCCTCGAGGAGCGCCTCATCGCCGGCGCCTGCCTCCACTCCCGGGAGAAGAGCGTCGCCCTCGTCTCCCCGCGTCCCCCCCTCGCCCGCTGGCGCCAAATCGCCCGCGTTTTGAAGCGGCACCTCATCTACCTCCCGCTCGGGCGCTTCTCGGGCGAGACCATCGCGCGGGTGCGGAGGTTCCACGTGCTGAACGGAAGGCACGTGAGGAGCTACGCGGCGCGGTTTATACGGGAGATGTGAGGGGGTCTGGATGTCATTCCGAGCCCTTCGCTTCGCTTAGGACAGGCGCAGCGAGGAATCTTCCCGCGCGTCCGCTAGCGTAGACCTCTCGCTGCGCTCGGGGTGACAACCTTAAGGTGGTTTTGGTCTATAGGGTGAAACCCGCCCCTGCGAATTGCGAATCCCCCACCAGACCCGGACCTCTTCCTCCCGAAACAAGAACTTAACAAGATAGATACAGCGCCGAAAAGAAAGCCGGGTTACAATGAACGCGTGGGGATGCCCCGGCGGTCCGGTGCCGGAGGATCCCCAGTGGCGGCCGCCGAGACTTCAAACGAGCGCAGTCCGTCCCGTGAAAGGAGCCATCCGATGATCGCCGAGCCCGTCCAAATCGTGTGGAAGGTGACCGAGCCCACGCAAGGGCTGAGCCGCGATCAAGTCTGGAGGATGGCGGTCCGCACCCGGGGGAACCTGGAGCTGACCCGCTTTCTCGACGCGATGGAGCTGGATGGCGCCTGCGACGTCGTGGTGACCGACGCGCAGGGCCGGGAAACCCTCTTCCACTGCGGGCTTCCCTCCGGCCACCTGGCCGAAACGGGCGATACGGCTTCCGGCGCGCTGTCGGCCTCCGCCGCCCAGTAGCGCCGATCTGTGGCGACCCTGGTCTGTAGGGGCGGCCGGCCGGTCGCCCCTACGAATTTGGCCAAGGGATGGTGCCCCGGTTTTCCCTCTCCCCTTGGGAGAGGGGGCCTGCCCCTGCATCGTCTCTTGCGGCGCTTTTTGTAGGGGCGGCCCCCTGTGGCCGCCCGTTGGTTTGGGGGCGGGCACGGGGGCCCGCCCCTACGTCGTCTTATGGCGATCCTGGTCTGTAGGGGCGGGTCTGAGACCCGCCCCTACGTACTCATGCGCCATCATCCGGTGCAATGCCCCTACGAATTCCCCGCCCGCCCGTGCTACCATCCCCCTCTCGCATGTCCTTCACCGCATCCGTCTGACCCAGGGGAGGCACCGTCTTGGACTACGTGCCCGAGCTTCACGCCACCGTCGCGGCCATCGGCCGGGAGTTCCGCCGCTTGGCAGGCTGGTTCCGCACCTTCGGGGAGGAGGACTGGAAGCGGCCCTCCTACTGCCCGGGCTGGAACGCCGCCAAGGTGGTGGGCCACATGGCCTTCGGGGGCGCCTTCTTCGCCTCCTCGGTGCGGAACGCGCTCAAGGGCGACCTGGGTTTTCCGCTCGGGGCCAAGGACCAGGCCGAGTTCATGCGCATCCGGGAGGACATGGCCCAGGAAATCGCGGATCTCTCGCCGGAGCGGCTCATCGAGCGCTTCGAGCTGAACACCGGGGACGTGTACGGCCTTTTTTCGACCCTGAAGCCCGGGGACTTCGAGCGGCCCACCTGGCACCGGCGGGGGGTGTTCCCGGTGCGGCGGCTGGTCATCTCGCGCCTGAACGAGCTCCTGCTCCACGAGTGGGACATCTGGAACGAGCCCGGGCGCGCCATGACGCAGCAGCCCATCGGCACCGCGGCCGGGAACCTGCGCCAGCACTTCCCGCTCTTCTACGAGCTGAGCCCGGCCGAGGGGCTCTCGGGCACCTTCGCCTTCCGCCTCACCGACGGCAAGAAGTGGGCCATGCGGGTGGAGGGCAAGAAGGCGCAAGATTTGGGACTGGGCGAGCACAGGGCCGATGTGACGATCTCCGCCACCGGGAGCGACATGCTCCTCCTCGCCACCGGCCGGGGCCCGGTCGAGGAGAGGCGGAAAGAGGGCCGGTTCACCGTCGAGGGGGACGAGAAGAAGGCCCAGGCCCTCATCCCCAAATTGTTCTTCCCGCTGTGATGATATGGGGAACGGCGCCGCATTTTTGTAGGGGCGTATTGCAATACGCCCCTACGGGCGGATGCGGCCACGGGTTTTGCAGGATGCATGGCATGCGCCCCCGCGCCCAATCAGATGCACCGCGTGTTTTGTAGAGGCGGTTCGCGAACCGCCCCTACGGGACCATCGTGACAGGATATTCGTAGGGGCGGCCCCCTGTGTCCGCCCCCCCTGTGCGGATGGGGCAGGCACAGGGGCCTGCCCCTACGGATCAAACCCCCGTTTCCCGCCCATCCGATCCTCCGATATATTTCCTTTTTAGCACCCGGTTTCCCCACGACAGGAGGCGCCCCATGCCCGCCACGGCCAAGGGACAGGAACTGCTGGACAAGATGATGCAGGCGCGCGGCTTCGTCTGGCCCGCCTTCGAGCTCCTGTGCGAGATGGACCCCGAGCTCATCGAGCACTACGAGGGGATGAAGAACTACGTCCTGGGCAAGAAGCAGGAGATGCCCGAGCACCTGCGGGAGACCTTCATCTCGGTGGCCATCGCGGTGCGCCACCCGGCCGACACCGAGGGGCTCAAGGAGCACGTCAAGCGCGCCCTCAAGCTGGGGGCCGCGCCGAGGCAGGTGCTCGAGGCCTTCGAGTCGATCTTCCCCCCGTGCGGGATGATGGTCCTCATCGCGGGCTGCAACGCCCTCAAGCGCTCCATGGACGAGCTGGGCCTCAAGGCGTGAGCCCTTGCCGCCCGGCGACATCCGCCCCGTGAACGCGCCCGCGGAGCGCCCCGGCCCCGGCCGGATCGCCTGGACCTTCCTCCGGCTGGGGGCCTTCGCCTTCGGGGGCCTGGGCGGGGCCCTCGCGCTCCTCGAGCGCGAGCTGGTCGAGAGGCGGGGCTGGGTCTCGCGGCGGGACTTCGGCGAGGCCCTCGCCCTCACCAAGCCCCTCCCCGGCTCGACCATGGTGCAGGTGGCGGCCTACCTGGGCGCGCGGCTGGGCGGCTGGCCGGGGGCGCTCGCCGCCGCGCTCGCCTTCGTCGCCCCGGCCGCCTGCCTCATGACGGCGGCGGCGGCCCTCACGGCGTCGCTGCCGGACGCCCCCTGGGCCCGGGGGGCGCTGGCCGGCGTCCAACTCGCGGTGGCGGGCCTCCTCGCCTCGGCCATGTGGAGGCTGGCCCGCAGCGAGGCGCGGGGGAGGAGGCTCACCCTCGTCCTCCTCGCGGCGTGCGCCCTGGGGTTCTTCGCTCCGGCCGCGCTCGTGGTGGCCGGGGCGGGGGCGGCGGGGGTGCTGGCCGAGGGGACGCGGGATGCTTGAGCTCGTCCTCCGCTTCCTGCTCG
The Candidatus Tectomicrobia bacterium DNA segment above includes these coding regions:
- a CDS encoding chromate transporter; translated protein: MNAPAERPGPGRIAWTFLRLGAFAFGGLGGALALLERELVERRGWVSRRDFGEALALTKPLPGSTMVQVAAYLGARLGGWPGALAAALAFVAPAACLMTAAAALTASLPDAPWARGALAGVQLAVAGLLASAMWRLARSEARGRRLTLVLLAACALGFFAPAALVVAGAGAAGVLAEGTRDA
- a CDS encoding maleylpyruvate isomerase family mycothiol-dependent enzyme, whose product is MDYVPELHATVAAIGREFRRLAGWFRTFGEEDWKRPSYCPGWNAAKVVGHMAFGGAFFASSVRNALKGDLGFPLGAKDQAEFMRIREDMAQEIADLSPERLIERFELNTGDVYGLFSTLKPGDFERPTWHRRGVFPVRRLVISRLNELLLHEWDIWNEPGRAMTQQPIGTAAGNLRQHFPLFYELSPAEGLSGTFAFRLTDGKKWAMRVEGKKAQDLGLGEHRADVTISATGSDMLLLATGRGPVEERRKEGRFTVEGDEKKAQALIPKLFFPL